A genomic segment from Pelobates fuscus isolate aPelFus1 chromosome 7, aPelFus1.pri, whole genome shotgun sequence encodes:
- the RTCA gene encoding RNA 3'-terminal phosphate cyclase, translating to MAEESAIMEVDGGIMEGGGQILRISTALSCLLGIQTRVVRIRAGRSTPGLRPQHLSGLVTVRDLCAGQLENAEIGSTEVTFTPGKIKGGALTADTKTAGSVCLLLQVSLPCVLFAESPSELIFKGGTNAEMAPQIDYTTMVFKPIAEKFSFKLDCDIRRRGYYPRGGGEILVRVAPVKYLNPINLTDRGTITKIYGRAFVAGVLPYKMVKDMTSAAVRCIRRELRDLYVNIEAVQESGDKAVGNGSGIIIVAETSTGCLFAGSALGKRGVSADRVGAEAAEILLRNLHHGGCVDEYLQDQLIIFMALADGVSLLRTGPLTLHTQTAIHFAEQMTKAKFSIKKCEDSDSESYIIECQGIGLQNKNI from the exons ATGGCAGAGGAAAGCGCCATCATGGAAGTAGATGGTGGAATCATGGAGGGG GGTGGTCAGATTCTCAGAATTTCCACTGCTCTCAGCTGTCTACTAGGGATACAGACACGCGTCGTAAGAATCCGAGCTGGCCGCAGCACTCCAGGGCTCAG GCCTCAACATCTCTCTGGATTGGTGACTGTTCGAGACCTTTGTGCAGGACAATTGGAGAATGCAGAGATTGGATCCACAGAAGTCACTTTCACTCCCGGGAAAATAAAAGGAGGCGCATTGACTGCTGACACCAAGACAGCTGG GAGTGTGTGTTTACTGCTTCAGGTTTCTCTACCTTGCGTTCTCTTTGCGGAATCTCCATCTGAATTAATCTTCAAAGGTGGCACTAATGCAGAGATGGCGCCACAGATTGATTACACCACAATG GTGTTCAAGCCAATAGCGGAAAAGTTTTCTTTCAAATTAGATTGTGACATCAGAAGAAG aggTTACTATCCACGTGGTGGTGGGGAAATTCTTGTCAGAGTTGCGCCTGTCAAGTATTTAAACCCTATTAACCTGACAGATCGTGGCACAATCACCAAAATCTATGGACGAGCATTTGTGGCTGGAGTTCTTCCCTATAAG ATGGTGAAAGATATGACTTCTGCTGCAGTGCGATGTATACGCCGGGAACTCCGGGATCTTTATGTGAATATTGAAGCTGTACAGGAATCTGGTGACAAAGCAGTGGGAAATGGCAGTGGTATAAT CATTGTTGCAGAGACTTCCACTGGCTGCTTATTTGCTGGTTCTGCACTTGGCAAGAGAG GGGTTTCTGCAGATCGAGTTGGGGCAGAAGCTGCTGAAATATTGCTCCGTAATTTGCATCATGGTGGCTGCGTGGATGAATATCTGCAGGACCAG TTGATAATATTTATGGCTCTGGCAGACGGGGTCTCCTTGCTACGGACAGGCCCTCTGACActgcatacacagactgctattcACTTCGCAGAGCAAATGACTAAG GCCAAGTTTTCCATAAAGAAGTGTGAAGATTCTGACTCTGAGAGTTATATAATTGAATGTCAAGGAATTGGTCTGCAGAACAAAAATATATGA